One window from the genome of Hippoglossus hippoglossus isolate fHipHip1 chromosome 6, fHipHip1.pri, whole genome shotgun sequence encodes:
- the LOC117763604 gene encoding neuronal cell adhesion molecule-like isoform X12 produces the protein MMERRMDTALLVLLMGHLAAALEVPLDLLEELPQPPTITQQSPKDYIIDPRENIVIHCDAKGKPHPSFSWTRNGTHFDIDEDVNVVMRPHSGTLVVDISREKADHYEGVYQCTARNKHGTAVSHNIVIRQSRSPLWSKERIKQIVVQEGVSLVLPCRPPAGLPPPIIFWMDNNFQRLPQSSRVSQSLNGDLYFSNVLREDSRNDYICYARFPHTQTIQQKQPITVKVLNLEAINDTMAAFYNETDLFSEDPVDERKPTFLIPSGSSSSHTVLRGQVLEMECIAEGLPTPEISWIKLSGDLPTQRMSYLYYQKNLRIVNVSASDAGDYRCSAKNMLGSVHHTIHVSVKASPYWIGGAPRNLVLAPGENGVLTCRASGTPKPSITWAMNGIPIANSPKDLSRKVEEDTIIFTDIQMGSSAVYQCNVSNDHGYLMANAFVNVLSEPPRVLTPANKVYQVIKNHRARIDCAFFGSPIPKITWFKDSRSSTLDGDPYIQHDNGTLEIHTAQARNSGKYTCAARNMLGIYENHVYLEVKEPTRILKQPEYKVVQRGRSVVFECKVKHDPTLVPTMTWLKDDGELPDDERLIVDSDSLTITDVTESDGGVYTCIMNTTLDHDSASAELTVVEATPTPAVVYERPDPPTDLELTDQKKRSVQLTWTPGDEHNSPIQKFLIQYDDSLHHRGHWHNLTEVPGTRTTAHLKLSPYVHYTFRVLALNAMGFSRPSFPSRMFKTEAAAPDENPKDVEGFGTEHDNLVISWKPLTGLQSNGPGLRYRVMWRQKAVESDWTTVTVSNNSRFVVSGTPTFVPYELKVQAVNDHGVGPEPAIARGYSGEDLPVAAPENVQVVVLNSTLAEVHWDPVPHKLIRGHLKGYKVYYWKERSLHKHNPYHMEKLILMFSGNHSHGMVPGLHPFSVYSFNVRVYNGKGEGPVSPTQQFDTPEGVPGAPTSLIVTNSNLDTLTLEWSPPHDRKGRITGYTLKYQPGSTQSSHPLAQPPPHRLPDEALPVSPFGNVSSSVGEDGPLISWEYWGPEKNVYVEYMVENSEGEQEWQKEPVNGSQNVVLKGLKGGLSYRVRLVAKGHHDQPLHHSEELLVTVPAVASRQVDIATQGWFIGLMCAIALLILILLIICFIQRNKGGKYPVKEKEDAHTDPEFQPMKEDDCTFGEYSDNEDHKPLKGSRTPSNGTVKRDDSDDSLVDYGEGGDGQFNEDGSFIGQYSGKSGSRDTAEGHESSEAPSPINTMNSLNSFV, from the exons atgatggagaggaggatggacaCAGCTCTGCTGGTGCTGTTAATGGGACACCTCGCTGCGGCGCTGGAGGTCCCACTCGACC TTCTGGAAGAAT TGCCACAGCCACCGACCATAACTCAGCAATCCCCCAAGGATTACATCATCGACCCGCGGGAGAACATAGTAATCCACTGTGATGCGAAGGGGAAGCCTCATCCCAG TTTCTCTTGGACGAGAAACGGGACGCATTTCGACATTGACGAGGACGTCAACGTGGTCATGAGGCCGCACTCCGGGACActggtggtggacatcagcagGGAGAAGGCTGATCACTACGAGGGGGTGTACCAGTGCACAGcgagaaacaaacatggaacTGCTGTTTCCCACAACATAGTCATACGACAGTCCA GATCCCCCTTGTGGTCAAAGGAGAGGATCAAGCAAATCGTCGTTCAGGAGGGCGTGTCCTTGGTGCTGCCGTGTCGACCCCCTGCTGGCCTGCCCCCTCCCATCATATTCTGGATGGACAATA ACTTCCAGAGGCTGCCTCAGAGCAGCAGGGTGTCCCAGTCCCTGAACGGAGACCTCTACTTCTCCAACGTTCTCCGAGAGGATTCCAGGAACGACTACATCTGCTACGCCcgcttcccacacacacagaccatcCAGCAGAAACAGCCCATCACCGTCAAGGTCCTCAACC TGGAAGCAATCAATGACACAATGGCAGCTTTTTACAATGAAACTGATTTGTTTAGTG AAGACCCAGTGGATGAGAGGAAGCCGACCTTCCTCATCCCATCTGGCTCCTCCAGCTCCCACACGGTGTTGAGAGGCCAGGTGCTGGAGATGGAGTGTATCGCAGAGGGACT GCCCACCCCAGAAATCTCCTGGATCAAATTGAGCGGCGATCTCCCGACCCAACGCATGTCCTACCTGTACTACCAGAAGAACCTGCGCATCGTGAACGTGTCGGCATCGGACGCGGGAGATTACCGCTGCAGCGCCAAGAACATGCTCGGCTCGGTGCACCACACCATCCACGTCTCTGTCAAAG CTTCTCCATATTGGATCGGCGGCGCTCCCAGGAACCTCGTCCTGGCTCCGGGAGAGAACGGCGTGCTGACCTGCAGGGCCAGTGGCACGCCCAAGCCCTCCATCACCTGGGCGATGAATGGCATCCCCATAGCGA ATTCCCCGAAGGATCTGAGCAGAAAGGTGGAAGAGGACACCATTATCTTCACGGACATACAGATGGGATCCAGCGCCGTCTACCAGTGTAACGTCTCCAATGACCACGGCTACCTCATGGCCAACGCCTTCGTCAATGTCCTCT CGGAGCCACCCAGAGTGCTGACGCCGGCCAACAAGGTCTACCAGGTCATCAAAAACCACCGGGCCCGGATAGACTGCGCTTTCTTTGGGTCACCCATCCCTAAAATTACATG gtTCAAAGACAGCCGCTCCAGCACCCTGGACGGAGATCCGTACATCCAGCATGACAACGGCACTTTAGAGATTCACACAGCTCAGGCCAGAAACAGCGGCAAATACACCTGCGCCGCCAGAAACATGCTGGGGATCTATGAGAATCACGTCtacctggaggtcaaag AACCCACCCGCATCTTGAAGCAGCCCGAGTACAAGGTGGTCCAGAGGGGCAGGTCGGTGGTGTTTGAGTGTAAAGTGAAACATGACCCCACACTCGTCCCCACCATGACCTGGCTCAAAGACGACGGAGAGCTCCCTGACGATGAGAG attaATCGTCGACTCTGACAGCCTCACCATCACTGACGTGACCGAGAGCGACGGGGGCGTGTACACCTGCATCATGAACACAACTCTGGACCACGACTCAGCCAGCGCAGAGCTCACCGTCGTCG AGGCCACGCCAACTCCAGCTGTTGTCTACG AACGACCTGACCCCCCAACTGACCTGGAGCTGACGGaccagaagaagaggagcgtGCAGCTCACATGGACCCCCGGGGATGAGCATAACAGTCCAATTCAGA AATTTCTGATCCAGTATGACGACTCTCTGCACCACCGAGGTCACTGGCACAACCTCACCGAGGTCCCTGGAACCAGGACGACTGCTCACCTCAAGTTGTCTCCCTACGTGCACTACACCTTCAGGGTTTTGGCTCTCAATGCCATGGGCTTCAGTCGGCCCAGCTTCCCCTCCAGGATGTTTAAGACAGAAGCTGCAG CTCCAGACGAGAACCCTAAAGATGTTGAGGGATTTGGAACAGAGCATGACAATCTTGTAATCTCATGGAAG ccgctGACAGGGCTCCAGTCTAATGGCCCAGGGCTTCGTTATCGAGTAATGTGGAGGCAGAAGGCAGTGGAAAGTGATTGGACCACAGTGACTGTGTCCAATAACTCCCGGTTCGTCGTGTCTGGAACGCCCACGTTCGTACCATACGAGCTAAAAGTTCAGGCTGTGAACGACCACGGAGTTGGACCTGAGCCTGCTATCGCCCGCGGCTACTCAGGAGAGGACT TGCCGGTAGCAGCTCCAGAAAACGTTCAGGTGGTGGTGCTGAACAGCACTCTGGCCGAGGTGCACTGGGATCCTGTGCCTCATAAATTAATACGTGGGCATCTCAAAGGATACAAG GTGTACTACTGGAAAGAGCGCAGTCTCCACAAACACAACCCCTACCACATGGAGAAGCTGATCCTGATGTTCAGTGGGAACCACAGCCACGGCATGGTGCCCGGTCTGCACCCCTTCAGCGTCTACTCCTTCAACGTCAGAGTGTATAACGGCAAAGGAGAGGGTCCTGTGAGCCCCACCCAGCAGTTTGACACACCAGaaggag TACCTGGAGCTCCTACTTCCCTGATAGTCACCAACTCAAACCTGGACACCTTAACCCTTGAATGGAGTCCTCCCCATGATCGTAAAGGACGCATCACTGGCTACACCCTCAAATATCAGCCAG GAAGCACCCAATCCTCTCATCCCCTTGCACAGCCTCCTCCACACCGCCTCCCCGACGAGG CACTGCCGGTGAGTCCTTTCGGGAACGTTAGTTCCTCGGTTGGAGAGGATGGGCCCCTCATCAGTTGGGAGTACTGGGGCCCGGAGAAAAACGTTTATGTAGAGTACATGGTAGAAAACA GTGAAGGTGAACAGGAATGGCAGAAAGAGCCGGTGAACGGCTCTCAGAACGTTGTGCTGAAGGGCTTAAAGGGGGGCCTCTCCTATAGGGTGCGCTTGGTGGCCAAAGGTCACCACGACCAGCCGCTCCACCACTCCGAGGAGCTGTTGGTCACGGTTCCAG CTGTGGCGAGCAGACAGGTGGACATCGCCACTCAGGGATGGTTCATCGGCCTCATGTGTGCCATCGCTCTGCTCATCCtgatcctcctcatcatctgcTTCATCCAGAGGAATAAAGGAGGGAAATACCCCG TCAAAGAGAAGgaggacgcacacacagacccaGAGTTCCAGCCCATGAAAGAAGACGACTGCACTTTTGGGGAATACAG tgACAATGAGGACCATAAGCCGTTAAAAGGGAGCCGCACGCCGTCTAACGGGACAGTTAAGCGGGACGACAGTGACGACAGTTTAGTTGACTACGGGGAAGGAGGAGACGGACAGTTCAACGAGGACGGCTCGTTTATCGGCCAGTATAGCGGGAAGAGCGGCAGCAGGGACACGGCCGAGGGCCACGAGAGCTCGGAGGCCCCGTCCCCCATTAACACCATGAACTCCTTGAACTCATTTGTGTAG
- the LOC117763604 gene encoding neuronal cell adhesion molecule-like isoform X14 — protein MMERRMDTALLVLLMGHLAAALEVPLDLLEELPQPPTITQQSPKDYIIDPRENIVIHCDAKGKPHPSFSWTRNGTHFDIDEDVNVVMRPHSGTLVVDISREKADHYEGVYQCTARNKHGTAVSHNIVIRQSRSPLWSKERIKQIVVQEGVSLVLPCRPPAGLPPPIIFWMDNNFQRLPQSSRVSQSLNGDLYFSNVLREDSRNDYICYARFPHTQTIQQKQPITVKVLNLEAINDTMAAFYNETDLFSEDPVDERKPTFLIPSGSSSSHTVLRGQVLEMECIAEGLPTPEISWIKLSGDLPTQRMSYLYYQKNLRIVNVSASDAGDYRCSAKNMLGSVHHTIHVSVKASPYWIGGAPRNLVLAPGENGVLTCRASGTPKPSITWAMNGIPIANSPKDLSRKVEEDTIIFTDIQMGSSAVYQCNVSNDHGYLMANAFVNVLSEPPRVLTPANKVYQVIKNHRARIDCAFFGSPIPKITWFKDSRSSTLDGDPYIQHDNGTLEIHTAQARNSGKYTCAARNMLGIYENHVYLEVKEPTRILKQPEYKVVQRGRSVVFECKVKHDPTLVPTMTWLKDDGELPDDERLIVDSDSLTITDVTESDGGVYTCIMNTTLDHDSASAELTVVEATPTPAVVYERPDPPTDLELTDQKKRSVQLTWTPGDEHNSPIQKFLIQYDDSLHHRGHWHNLTEVPGTRTTAHLKLSPYVHYTFRVLALNAMGFSRPSFPSRMFKTEAAAPDENPKDVEGFGTEHDNLVISWKPLTGLQSNGPGLRYRVMWRQKAVESDWTTVTVSNNSRFVVSGTPTFVPYELKVQAVNDHGVGPEPAIARGYSGEDLPVAAPENVQVVVLNSTLAEVHWDPVPHKLIRGHLKGYKVYYWKERSLHKHNPYHMEKLILMFSGNHSHGMVPGLHPFSVYSFNVRVYNGKGEGPVSPTQQFDTPEGVPGAPTSLIVTNSNLDTLTLEWSPPHDRKGRITGYTLKYQPVNNSNELGPVEELALLANETSVTLPNLKYSTRYKFYLNAKTVRGAGPAISQEAVTIVDEAVASRQVDIATQGWFIGLMCAIALLILILLIICFIQRNKGGKYPVKEKEDAHTDPEFQPMKEDDCTFGEYSDNEDHKPLKGSRTPSNGTVKRDDSDDSLVDYGEGGDGQFNEDGSFIGQYSGKSGSRDTAEGHESSEAPSPINTMNSLNSFV, from the exons atgatggagaggaggatggacaCAGCTCTGCTGGTGCTGTTAATGGGACACCTCGCTGCGGCGCTGGAGGTCCCACTCGACC TTCTGGAAGAAT TGCCACAGCCACCGACCATAACTCAGCAATCCCCCAAGGATTACATCATCGACCCGCGGGAGAACATAGTAATCCACTGTGATGCGAAGGGGAAGCCTCATCCCAG TTTCTCTTGGACGAGAAACGGGACGCATTTCGACATTGACGAGGACGTCAACGTGGTCATGAGGCCGCACTCCGGGACActggtggtggacatcagcagGGAGAAGGCTGATCACTACGAGGGGGTGTACCAGTGCACAGcgagaaacaaacatggaacTGCTGTTTCCCACAACATAGTCATACGACAGTCCA GATCCCCCTTGTGGTCAAAGGAGAGGATCAAGCAAATCGTCGTTCAGGAGGGCGTGTCCTTGGTGCTGCCGTGTCGACCCCCTGCTGGCCTGCCCCCTCCCATCATATTCTGGATGGACAATA ACTTCCAGAGGCTGCCTCAGAGCAGCAGGGTGTCCCAGTCCCTGAACGGAGACCTCTACTTCTCCAACGTTCTCCGAGAGGATTCCAGGAACGACTACATCTGCTACGCCcgcttcccacacacacagaccatcCAGCAGAAACAGCCCATCACCGTCAAGGTCCTCAACC TGGAAGCAATCAATGACACAATGGCAGCTTTTTACAATGAAACTGATTTGTTTAGTG AAGACCCAGTGGATGAGAGGAAGCCGACCTTCCTCATCCCATCTGGCTCCTCCAGCTCCCACACGGTGTTGAGAGGCCAGGTGCTGGAGATGGAGTGTATCGCAGAGGGACT GCCCACCCCAGAAATCTCCTGGATCAAATTGAGCGGCGATCTCCCGACCCAACGCATGTCCTACCTGTACTACCAGAAGAACCTGCGCATCGTGAACGTGTCGGCATCGGACGCGGGAGATTACCGCTGCAGCGCCAAGAACATGCTCGGCTCGGTGCACCACACCATCCACGTCTCTGTCAAAG CTTCTCCATATTGGATCGGCGGCGCTCCCAGGAACCTCGTCCTGGCTCCGGGAGAGAACGGCGTGCTGACCTGCAGGGCCAGTGGCACGCCCAAGCCCTCCATCACCTGGGCGATGAATGGCATCCCCATAGCGA ATTCCCCGAAGGATCTGAGCAGAAAGGTGGAAGAGGACACCATTATCTTCACGGACATACAGATGGGATCCAGCGCCGTCTACCAGTGTAACGTCTCCAATGACCACGGCTACCTCATGGCCAACGCCTTCGTCAATGTCCTCT CGGAGCCACCCAGAGTGCTGACGCCGGCCAACAAGGTCTACCAGGTCATCAAAAACCACCGGGCCCGGATAGACTGCGCTTTCTTTGGGTCACCCATCCCTAAAATTACATG gtTCAAAGACAGCCGCTCCAGCACCCTGGACGGAGATCCGTACATCCAGCATGACAACGGCACTTTAGAGATTCACACAGCTCAGGCCAGAAACAGCGGCAAATACACCTGCGCCGCCAGAAACATGCTGGGGATCTATGAGAATCACGTCtacctggaggtcaaag AACCCACCCGCATCTTGAAGCAGCCCGAGTACAAGGTGGTCCAGAGGGGCAGGTCGGTGGTGTTTGAGTGTAAAGTGAAACATGACCCCACACTCGTCCCCACCATGACCTGGCTCAAAGACGACGGAGAGCTCCCTGACGATGAGAG attaATCGTCGACTCTGACAGCCTCACCATCACTGACGTGACCGAGAGCGACGGGGGCGTGTACACCTGCATCATGAACACAACTCTGGACCACGACTCAGCCAGCGCAGAGCTCACCGTCGTCG AGGCCACGCCAACTCCAGCTGTTGTCTACG AACGACCTGACCCCCCAACTGACCTGGAGCTGACGGaccagaagaagaggagcgtGCAGCTCACATGGACCCCCGGGGATGAGCATAACAGTCCAATTCAGA AATTTCTGATCCAGTATGACGACTCTCTGCACCACCGAGGTCACTGGCACAACCTCACCGAGGTCCCTGGAACCAGGACGACTGCTCACCTCAAGTTGTCTCCCTACGTGCACTACACCTTCAGGGTTTTGGCTCTCAATGCCATGGGCTTCAGTCGGCCCAGCTTCCCCTCCAGGATGTTTAAGACAGAAGCTGCAG CTCCAGACGAGAACCCTAAAGATGTTGAGGGATTTGGAACAGAGCATGACAATCTTGTAATCTCATGGAAG ccgctGACAGGGCTCCAGTCTAATGGCCCAGGGCTTCGTTATCGAGTAATGTGGAGGCAGAAGGCAGTGGAAAGTGATTGGACCACAGTGACTGTGTCCAATAACTCCCGGTTCGTCGTGTCTGGAACGCCCACGTTCGTACCATACGAGCTAAAAGTTCAGGCTGTGAACGACCACGGAGTTGGACCTGAGCCTGCTATCGCCCGCGGCTACTCAGGAGAGGACT TGCCGGTAGCAGCTCCAGAAAACGTTCAGGTGGTGGTGCTGAACAGCACTCTGGCCGAGGTGCACTGGGATCCTGTGCCTCATAAATTAATACGTGGGCATCTCAAAGGATACAAG GTGTACTACTGGAAAGAGCGCAGTCTCCACAAACACAACCCCTACCACATGGAGAAGCTGATCCTGATGTTCAGTGGGAACCACAGCCACGGCATGGTGCCCGGTCTGCACCCCTTCAGCGTCTACTCCTTCAACGTCAGAGTGTATAACGGCAAAGGAGAGGGTCCTGTGAGCCCCACCCAGCAGTTTGACACACCAGaaggag TACCTGGAGCTCCTACTTCCCTGATAGTCACCAACTCAAACCTGGACACCTTAACCCTTGAATGGAGTCCTCCCCATGATCGTAAAGGACGCATCACTGGCTACACCCTCAAATATCAGCCAG TCAATAACTCCAATGAGCTGGGCCCAGTGGAGGAGCTGGCCCTGCTCGCCAATGAGACCTCAGTCACTTTGCCCAACCTCAAGTACAGCACGCGCTACAAGTTTTATTTGAATGCCAAAACAGTCAGGGGAGCGGGCCCAGCCATTTCTCAGGAGGCTGTCACCATCGTGGATGAAG CTGTGGCGAGCAGACAGGTGGACATCGCCACTCAGGGATGGTTCATCGGCCTCATGTGTGCCATCGCTCTGCTCATCCtgatcctcctcatcatctgcTTCATCCAGAGGAATAAAGGAGGGAAATACCCCG TCAAAGAGAAGgaggacgcacacacagacccaGAGTTCCAGCCCATGAAAGAAGACGACTGCACTTTTGGGGAATACAG tgACAATGAGGACCATAAGCCGTTAAAAGGGAGCCGCACGCCGTCTAACGGGACAGTTAAGCGGGACGACAGTGACGACAGTTTAGTTGACTACGGGGAAGGAGGAGACGGACAGTTCAACGAGGACGGCTCGTTTATCGGCCAGTATAGCGGGAAGAGCGGCAGCAGGGACACGGCCGAGGGCCACGAGAGCTCGGAGGCCCCGTCCCCCATTAACACCATGAACTCCTTGAACTCATTTGTGTAG